The Elgaria multicarinata webbii isolate HBS135686 ecotype San Diego chromosome 11, rElgMul1.1.pri, whole genome shotgun sequence genome segment ATCCGAGAAGGACTGTGCTGCCGTGAGACTCTATCGCCTCCATGGCTTTAGATAGGGCATTTTCAGGCCGGCGCCATCTTGGATTGGAAACGAGGCTGCTCTTTCCCTTCCCTGTAACCGTCCCCAGCTTTGGACCAGCGGGAAGTAAAAGACTTGAGCGAAGCGGCGGGAGAAGCGGCGGGGCTGGAAACGaaaggcaggtgggtgggggctggaggagggagggaactgGGGGGAAGTCTGGGAGGGGGCGGGGGCTATGCAAGGGAAGGGGTGCCAGGGGGTCGTGGAAACGAGGGGGAGGGGCGGGCGAAGGGACGCTGCTGGCTGAAAGCTGGCCTGGAAAAAGGAAGGTGCCGAGGCGCTGGCTGGGGGAGACAAGAAACTGCCATCCACAGGCAGGGGTCCTGGAAACTGCCCCCAGGGGCAGCAGTGCaagggggcaggagggtgggtgggtgggtcctcaGAGCCAGGGGGGCAGGAGAGTGGGTGGGCCCTCAGAGCCAGGGGGGCAGGAGAGTAGGTGGGTCCTCAGAGCCAGGGGACCCTCTCATGCAGTCTTCTGCTTCCCCCCAGCTGTTTCCAcgggaagggccaggatctcttcccgatcctcccagagtgcaggacacggaataacgggctcaagtgacaggaagccagattccagctggacatcaggaaaaacttcctgactgttagagcagtaccacaatggaaccagtgacctagggaggtggtgggctctcccacactagaggccttcaagaggcagctggacaaccctctgccagggatgcttcagggtggattcctgtattgagaagggggttggactcgatggccttgtaggccccttccaactctgctattctaggattctacgaAGCCCAGAAgcgcagcaggagcagcagcagcagcagcgccgccgccgccacagccGGCTCCGAGGTCGGCTGCCTATGAGCGCAGAGGCTGCGCTGAGccctccttcctgcccccacGGCCGGCGGCCTGAGCGGGGCTGCTGCACCTTGAAGAGCCGTGCAGGAGAGAGACGCCTGGCTGGCATCTGGCAAGCGGCTAAAAGAGGCCGCCTGCTCCCGCCCGCAGCCTGCGGGGCCTCTTCTTCTGCCCCCTCCCGCAAACatgcccgggggtggggtggggtgttcctGGAAAGCCCTTCGGGGGAaccgtcgctgctgctgctgcccccgccccccccccccccggtctgtcCGCTCCGACTGCAGAGCCGAAGGGAAACGGCCCCCTCTGGCGGCGGGGACTGGGCGCCTGAGCTAGGAacaccacagccttccccaacctggcgccccgcagacgtgttggactacaactcccatagttgTACTCCAACCCATCTgcggggcaccaggttggggaaggctgccctacaccctaatcgcaacccacccacccccttctctcttatTTCCACAGGAATTACCGCTGGCCTTCTCACCCGATGGCTGCCACCCTCCATCTTCCCCATGGGGACGACCGAGACAGCCTCCCTTGCGCTGCCCCCACGCCGCTCCCGCCCCCACCGTCCCAAAGCCTGAGCCCCGATCCCGAGGTGGCGCTCACCCCTGAGCGCAGCTGCACGGGAAGAGCGGGAGGCGGCATCCTTCGGCGACCGCGGCAGCAGAAACTCCCGCGCAGACAGGTAAATGGCAAACGGGGTGAGTGGGTGTCGAGACCGCCAAATCAGCCGCCTGGTGGCCTGTGGTGGGGGCACCTGTGCGAAACCTCTCGGCGTGCTCTCCGCAGGGAGGGCAGCTTGTTTAGCGGTAGAGCCCCCTGCTTTGCGTGGagaagggcccaggttcgatTTCTGGCAGCAccaccaggtagggctggagaatctcctgcctgaagtgctgctgctgccagtcaggctagagcagccttcctcaacctgggtcgctccagatgtgttggactgcatctcccagaatgccccagccaactggctggggcattctgggagttgtagtccaacacatctggagcgacccaggttgaggaaggctgggctagagggacccagggcctgagtataaggcagcctccaaAGTCCCTATGGTGCAGTTGTCCCCTGCCCAGAACGGAAGTTGGGTTAGTACTTAACAGGAACGGTAGTGACAAATTGTTTTAGTGTTGTGACTCAATTCTAGAATTCATTGAACCATAATATCCAAGCATGTACAAAGTTCCTCTCCCCTTCCATCACATGGTGGCTGGAACCACGGCTTCTCTGATGTCTGAAACTGAGAACAGCTGTGCCTCCAGAATCTCGGTTTAGAGATGAAAtaattgcttcccccaccccacagccctgCTACACGGCCTCCTCGTCTTCCTTTCGCAGGTCCGTTTCAGGCTGGGATCCATTCCCGAGGAGCTCAGGAGGAGCAGCCTGGACCCCTCCAGAGAAGTGGGAAAGGCCCAGAGCATTTCCAGCAGCAGTAGCCCCCCTGTCGCCATCACGCCGAAGACCGAGCCCGGGAGGGGTTCGTCAGGGGACGGATGGCACCAGTCCCCCAATATGCTGACCACTCCCATCCCCCACAGTACGCTTGCGTTGGGGGCCGAGGTGCAGGCGGTGCGAGCACAGGAGTTCGACGCCCGGCAGGCAGCAGAGGAACTGGTGCAGCGCTCTTTCGTCGCCCGTTGTGCCGTGGGAGCTCGGGTGGGCGAGGGTGAGTGGCCAGGAGCAAGGAGGGCTCCGTCCTACTTGGGGAATTTACAGAAGGGGACTGGAAAAACCTGGCCGATGGCCTCTGGTTCTGGCCTGCAGGTGCCTCCTAGGGAAGAATATATTCGGAGCCTCCTCACCAGAAACTGGAAGGTCCATGGCACCAGGCTTTCTTCTCAGTCAAGATAGAAAAGGCAGCCTTGTCCAGCAGCTAGAAAGCTGCAGTAGGGAACTAGGAGAAAAGTCCAAAACCCTGAACAACCGCAGCCAGTCAGTGCAAACCAAGGCTGTTGCACAGCAGGCCCAAACTGGACTTCCTGGGTTCAAAACAGCTATGCattggaaccagttccctagggaggtggtgggctcttctcccacactagaggccttcaagaagcagctggacagccctctgtcagggatgctttaaggtggattcctgcactgagtggggggggtttggacttgatgaccttgtaggccccttccaactctg includes the following:
- the PPP1R35 gene encoding protein phosphatase 1 regulatory subunit 35 isoform X1 codes for the protein MAATLHLPHGDDRDSLPCAAPTPLPPPPSQSLSPDPEVALTPERSCTGRAGGGILRRPRQQKLPRRQVRFRLGSIPEELRRSSLDPSREVGKAQSISSSSSPPVAITPKTEPGRGSSGDGWHQSPNMLTTPIPHSTLALGAEVQAVRAQEFDARQAAEELVQRSFVARCAVGARVGEGMNIPRDQQLYQGLVSLHVPEEELLSSAVQEQLLLVRHRTEPRKQELDCAGPDLLAFYHPEELFTESPFLEVEGLPALKLQPRTRDPATTFFMYRKLQQWDS
- the PPP1R35 gene encoding protein phosphatase 1 regulatory subunit 35 isoform X2, with the translated sequence MAATLHLPHGDDRDSLPCAAPTPLPPPPSQSLSPDPEVALTPERSCTGRAGGGILRRPRQQKLPRRQVRFRLGSIPEELRRSSLDPSREVGKAQSISSSSSPPVAITPKTEPGRGSSGDGWHQSPNMLTTPIPHSTLALGAEVQAVRAQEFDARQAAEELVQRSFVARCAVGARVGEGMNIPRDQQLYQGLVSLHVPEEELLSSAVQEQLLLVRHRTEPRKELDCAGPDLLAFYHPEELFTESPFLEVEGLPALKLQPRTRDPATTFFMYRKLQQWDS